In Syntrophorhabdales bacterium, the following are encoded in one genomic region:
- a CDS encoding universal stress protein has translation MIAYKKILFCTDFSSYAQAALPYAVDLAKKYGATLHLLHVYQDAGHIAEFELSSDTKSDYVRVAHLMGKEMEERLDALCQRIVEELGSCERKMVRGKAYIEIARYAREMGIDVIVMGSHGLSGLEHVLFGSTAERVLRESPCNVLIVKKGAAG, from the coding sequence ATGATCGCGTATAAGAAAATACTCTTCTGCACCGATTTCTCTTCCTATGCGCAAGCGGCTCTGCCGTATGCTGTCGATCTCGCAAAGAAATACGGGGCAACACTCCACCTCCTCCACGTCTACCAGGACGCAGGCCACATCGCTGAGTTCGAGCTCTCCTCTGACACCAAGAGCGACTATGTCCGCGTCGCTCACCTGATGGGCAAGGAGATGGAGGAACGCCTCGATGCGCTCTGCCAGCGAATCGTCGAAGAGCTCGGCTCCTGCGAGCGCAAAATGGTAAGAGGTAAGGCCTACATCGAAATCGCCCGCTACGCGAGAGAGATGGGTATAGACGTGATCGTGATGGGAAGCCATGGTTTGAGCGGGCTGGAGCACGTCCTGTTCGGAAGCACGGCGGAACGTGTGCTCCGGGAAAGCCCTTGTAACGTACTGATCGTAAAAAAGGGTGCTGCGGGCTGA